From Betta splendens chromosome 3, fBetSpl5.4, whole genome shotgun sequence, the proteins below share one genomic window:
- the myo5aa gene encoding unconventional myosin-Va isoform X8 has product MRLHPRLCCACLNLLHARVWIPDTEEVWKSAELTKDYKQGDASLQLLLEDGANLGYKLDPKMTNLPYLRNPDILVGENDLTALSYLHEPAVLHNLKVRFIDSKLIYTYCGIVLVAINPYETLPIYGTDIINAYSGQNMGDMDPHIFAVAEEAYKQMARDERNQSIIVSGESGAGKTVSAKYAMRYFATVSGSASEANVEEKVLASNPIMEAIGNAKTTRNDNSSRFGKYIEIGFDSRYRIIGANMRTYLLEKSRVVFQADEERNYHIFYQLCASSHLPEFKTLRLSSANDFLYTRQGRSPVIDGVDDTKELCTTRNAFTLLGINESYQMGLFQVLAAILHLGNVEIKDKDADSSLIAPNNRHLTAFCELVGVTYQDMAQWLCHRKLKTATETYIKPLPRLQATNARDALSKHIYAKLFNWIVEHVNKALITNIKQHSFIGVLDIYGFETFEINSFEQFCINYANEKLQQQFNMHVFKLEQEEYMKEQIPWTLIDFYDNQPCINLIEAKMGILDLLDEECKMPKGSDDSWAQKLYNTHLKTCSLFQKPRMSNRAFIIQHFADKVEYQCEGFLEKNKDTVNEEQINVLKASKFDLLVELFQDELKATSPTGQVPGTGGRTRLSIKPDKSREASSKEHKKTVGCQFRNSLQMLMETLNATTPHYVRCIKPNDFKLAFSFDPKRAVQQLRACGVLETIRISAAGFPSRWTYQEFFSRYRVLMKQKDVLPDKKLTCKNVLEKLVQDQDKYQFGKTKIFFRAGQVAYLEKLRADKLRAACIRIQKTIRCWLARKKYLRMRRAAITIQRFTRGYQARCLAKFLRRTQAATIIQKYQRMYVERKRYRQKQAAALAMQTILRAYLARQKYTALLREHKAVIVQKHVRGWLARCWYKRCLYSIVYLQCCIRRMRARRELKKLKIEARSVEHFKKLNKGMENKIMQLQRKIDEQNKENRSVNERLAGLESSYTAESERMRGELNRLRGVEEEAKNKANQVTSLLEELEKVKKELKATQQEKKTIEDWAQTYRNEMEKMVSELKDQNGLLKKEKDDLNRLIQEQSQQMTEKMARAIAEETQQLVTDLNEERSRYQNLLTEHLRLEEKYDDLKEDIALSLNVSKPGHRRTDSTHSSNESEYTYNSEYTELEEGSRASEDVTRGIDTSLTLKLQKRLTELEQEKQSLRNELENKEEQYQRARARDDAEFKKARGAELEYESLKRQELESENKKLKHNLAELRQSLLGNAATGAGAPGSPAYNVLLDQLNASCEELEVRKEEVLILRSQLVSQKEAMTHKDEKETMTEPSVFVEDVSKLKDADEIKQAYVGLKDTNRLLEHQLQTQRRTYDSEVESLRGELQNVKEENNRQQQLLAQNLQLPPEARIEASLQHEITRLTNENLDLMEQLEKQDRTIRKLKKQLKVYSKRIGEMGAVQAEGQTSPGQMVDEPIHPVNIPRREKDFQGMLEYKKEDELKLVKNLILELKPRGVAVNLIPGLPAYILFMCLRHADYVNDDQKVRTLLTSTINSIKKILKKRGDDFETVSFWLSNTCRFLHCLKQYSGDEAFMKHNTQRQNEHCLSNFDLAEYRQVISDLAIQIYQQLIKCMENILQPMIVSGMLEHETIQGVSGVKPTGLRKRTSSIADEGTYTLDSILRQLSAFHSTMCQHGTDPELIKQVVKQQFYIIGAVTLNNLLLRKDMCSWSKGMQIRYNVSQLEEWLRDKGLMMCGAKETLEPLIQAAQLLQVKKKTDEDAEAICSMCHALTTAQIVKVLNLYTPVNEFEERVSVAFIRTIQTRLRDRCESPQLLMDTKMIYPVTFPFNPSSLALETIQIPSSLNLMFLTRV; this is encoded by the exons atGAGGCTTCATCCCCGTCTCTGCTGCGCTTGTTTGAATCTGTTG CATGCGCGGGTGTGGATCCCCGACACCGAGGAGGTGTGGAAGTCTGCGGAGCTCACCAAGGACTACAAACAAGGGGATgcctccctgcagctcctgctggagGATGGAGCG AACCTCGGATACAAGCTGGACCCCAAGATGACGAACCTGCCTTACCTTCGAAACCCAGACATCCTGGTGGGCGAGAATGACCTCACAGCGCTCAGCTACCTCCATGAGCCGGCCGTGCTGCACAACCTCAAAGTCCGATTCATCGACTCCAAGCTCATCTACACGTACTGTG GAATCGTTCTGGTGGCCATCAACCCGTACGAGACGCTGCCAATCTACGGAACCGACATCATCAACGCGTACAGCGGTCAGAACATGGGGGACATGGACCCGCATATCTTCGCCGTAGCAGAGGAGGCATACAAACAGATggccag gGACGAGAGGAACCAGTCAATCATTGTGAGTGGGGAGTCCGGAGCAGGGAAGACGGTATCGGCCAAATACGCCATGAGGTACTTCGCTACAGTCAGCGGCTCTGCTAGCGAAGCCAACGTGGAGGAGAAGGTCTTGGCTTCCAATCCCATCATGGAG GCCATAGGAAACGCGAAGACCACCAGAAATGATAACAGCAGTCGCTTTGGCAAATACATCGAGATTGGCTTTGACAGCCGCTACCGGATCATCGGTGCCAACATGAGGACGTACCTTCTGGAGAAGTCGAGGGTCGTGTTTCAG GCGGATGAGGAGAGGAACTATCACATCTTCTATCAGCTCTGTGCATCATCCCATTTACCAGAGTTCAAGACTCTGAGGCTAA GCAGTGCAAACGACTTTCTGTACACCAGGCAAGGCCGCAGCCCTGTAATCGACGGTGTGGATGATACCAAGGAGCTGTGCACCACACGGAATGCCTTTACATTACTCG GCATCAATGAGTCTTATCAGATGGGCTTGTTCCAGGTTTTGGCTGCTATTCTTCATCTAGGAAATGTGGAAATTAAGGACAAAGATGCAGACAGCAGCTTGATTGCT CCTAACAATCGCCACCTCACGGCGTTCTGTGAGCTGGTGGGCGTGACCTACCAGGACATGGCCCAGTGGCTGTGCCATAGGAAGCTGAAGACGGCCACGGAGACGTACATCAAGCCACTCCCTCGTCTGCAGGCCACCAACGCTCGGGACGCGCTGTCCAAACATATCTATGCCAAGCTCTTCAACTGGATCGTGGAGCACGTCAACAAAGCTCTGATCACCAACATTAAACAGCACTCCTTCATTGGCGTCCTCGACATCTATGG gTTTGAGACTTTTGAAATCAACAGCTTCGAGCAGTTCTGTATTAACTATGCTAACGAGAAACTCCAGCAACAATTCAACATG CATGTATTcaaactggagcaggaggaatACATGAAGGAGCAGATTCCCTGGACTCTGATTGACTTCTATGATAATCAGCCCTGCATCAACCTCATAGAAGCTAAGATGGGAATCCTGGACCTGTTGGATGAGGAGTGCAAG ATGCCTAAAGGTTCAGATGATTCTTGGGCTCAGAAGTTATACAACACTCATCTAAAGACttgctccctctttcagaagccacGCATGTCAAACCGTGCCTTCATCATCCAACATTTTGCTGACAAG GTCGAGTACCAGTGCGAAGGATTCCTGGAGAAGAACAAGGACACCGTGAATGAAGAGCAGATCAATGTTCTGAAGGCCAGCAAG TTTgacctgctggtggagctgttcCAGGACGAGCTGAAGGCCACCAGCCCCACGGGCCAGGTGCCTGGGACCGGAGGTCGGACCCGCCTCAGCATCAAACCCGACAAAAGCCGGGAAGCGAGCAGCAAAGAGCACAAGAAGACCGTCGGCTGCCAG TTCCGTAACTCTCTGCAAATGCTTATGGAGACATTAAATGCGACTACTCCACACTACGTCCGCTGCATCAAACCCAATGATTTCAAACTGGCCTTTTC GTTTGATCCCAAACGTGCggttcagcagctcagagccTGTGGTGTCCTGGAAACGATACGCATCTCAGCTGCAGGTTTCCCATCCAG aTGGACGTACCAAGAGTTCTTCAGTCGGTACCGAGTGCTGATGAAGCAGAAGGACGTGCTCCCAGACAAAAAGCTGACCTGTAAAAACGTCCTTGAGAAACTAGTGCAG GACCAGGACAAATACCAGTTTGGAAAGACCAAGATCTTCTTCAGGGCAGGTCAGGTTGCTTATCTGGAGAAACTGAGGGCAGATAAGTTGCGCGCTGCCTGTATCCGCATCCAGAAAACCATCCGGTGCTGGCTGGCACGCAAGAAGTACCTGCGCATGCGCAGAGCTGCCATCACCATCCAAAGGTTTACCAGAGGATACCAGGCTCGCTG CCTTGCTAAGTTCTTGCGGCGCACTCAAGCAGCCACCATCATCCAGAAGTACCAGAGAATGTATGTGGAGAGAAAACGCTACAGGCAGAAGCAAGCGGCTGCTCTGGCCATGCAGACCATCCTCAGAGCTTACCTCGCTCGGCAGAAGTACACTGCG CTACTGCGGGAGCACAAGGCCGTGATCGTTCAGAAGCACGTCCGTGGGTGGTTGGCTCGCTGCTGGTACAAGCGCTGCCTTTACTCCATCGTCTACCTGCAGTGCTGCATCCGCAGGATGAGGGCCAGGCGCGagctgaagaagctgaagaTCGAAGCTCGCTCAGTGGAGCACTTCAAGAAGCTCAACAAAGGCATGGAGAACAAGatcatgcagctgcagaggaagatcGACGAGCAG AACAAAGAGAACCGCTCAGTCAACGAGAGGCTGGCCGGTCTGGAGAGCTCCTACACAGCAGAGAGCGAGCGCATGCGCGGCGAGCTGAACCGGCTGCGCGGGGTGGAGGAAGAGGCCAAGAACAAGGCCAACCAGGTGACGTcgctcctggaggagctggagaaggtaaagaaggagctgaaagccacacagcaggagaagaagaccATCGAGGACTGGGCTCAGACCTACAGGAACGAGATGGAGAAA ATGGTCTCCGAGCTGAAGGATCAGAATGGTCTGctgaagaaagagaaggacGACTTGAACAGGTTGATTCAGGAACAGAGTCAGCAGATGACAG agAAAATGGCCCGTGCGATAGCAGAGGAGACTCAGCAACTGGTGACGGATCTGAACGAGGAACGATCTCGCTACCAGAATCTCCTGACGGAACACCTTCGCCTGGAGGAGAAATACGACGACCTGAAAGAGGATATTGCTCTTTCTTTG AACGTCTCCAAGCCTGGCCACAGGAGAACAGATTCTACCCACAGCAGCAACGAATCAGAGTACACCTACAACTCCGAGTACACCGAATTGGAAGAAGGGTCCCGTGCAAGCGAA GACGTGACACGAGGAATAGACACCTCCCTCACCCTCAAGCTGCAAAAGCGACTCACAGAACTGGAGCAAGAAAAGCAGTCGCTGCGCAACGAActagaaaacaaagaggagcagtATCAGCGGGCCAGAGCCAGG GATGATGCAGAGTTTAAAAAGGCTCGTGGGGCAGAGCTGGAGTATGAGTCACTTAAG CGTCAGGAGCTGGAGTCGGAGAACAAGAAGCTGAAACACAACCTGGCCGAGCTGAGGCAAAGTCTTCTGGGTAACGCAGCCACAGGCGCGGGGGCCCCGGGCTCTCCAGCTTACAACGTGCTGCTGGACCAGCTCAACGCGTCctgtgaggagctggaggttcGCAAGGAGGAGGTGCTCATCCTGCGCTCCCAGCTGGTCAGCCAGAAGGAAGCCATGACGCACAAG GATGAGAAG GAAACCATGACTGAGCCCTCTGTCTTTGTTGAGGATGTGTCCAAGCTGAAGGATGCTGATGAAATCAAGCAAGCCTACGTAGGCCTCAAAGACACCAACAG gtTGCTGGAACACCAGCTGCAGACTCAGCGGAGAACTTACGATAGCGAGGTGGAGTCGTTACGGGGAGAACTGCAGAACGTCAAGGAGGAGAAcaaccggcagcagcagcttctggccCAAAACCTCCAGCTGCCTCCGGAGGCCAGGATCGAAGCCAGCCTGCAGCACGAAATCACTCGGCTCACCAACGAGAACCTG GATCTCATGGAGCAACTGGAGAAGCAGGACCGCACCATCCGTAAGCTAAAGAAGCAACTGAAGGTTTACTCCAAGAGGATTGGAGAAATGGGAG CGGTTCAGGCCGAGGGCCAGACGTCTCCCGGGCAGATGGTGGACGAGCCGATCCACCCCGTCAACATTCCTCGCAGGGAGAAAGACTTCCAGGGAATGTTGGAGTACAAGAAGGAGGATGAGCTCAAACTGGTCAAGAACCTGATCCTTG AGCTTAAGCCTCGCGGCGTAGCTGTAAATCTGATCCCAGGTCTGCCAGCCTACATCCTGTTTATGTGTCTGAGACACGCAGACTATGTCAATGACGACCAGAAGGTCCGCACTCTGCTCACCTCCACCATCAACAGCATCAAGAAGatcctgaag AAACGGGGCGATGACTTTGAGACCGTGTCTTTCTGGCTTTCCAACACCTGCCGCTTCTTGCATTGTCTCAAACAGTACAGTGGCGATGAG GCCTTCATGAAGCACAACACGCAGAGACAAAACGAACACTGTCTGTCCAACTTCGACCTGGCAGAGTACAGACAGGTGATCAGCGACCTAGCCATCCAGATCTACCAGCAGCTGATCAAGTGCATGGAGAACATCCTACAGCCCATGATAG TCTCCGGCATGCTGGAACACGAGACCATCCAGGGCGTCTCGGGCGTGAAGCCCACCGGCCTCCGTAAGCGGACGTCCAGCATCGCCGACGAGGGCACCTACACGCTGGACTCCATCTTGCGGCAGCTCAGCGCCTTCCACTCCACCATGTGTCAGCACGGCACCGACCCCGAGCTCATCAAGCAGGTGGTGAAGCAGCAGTTCTACATCATCGGCGCGGTCACCCTCAATAACCTGCTGCTGCGCAAGGACATGTGCTCGTGGAGCAAAGGCATGCAGATCAG GTACAACGTGAGCCAGTTGGAGGAGTGGCTCCGAGACAAAGGCCTGATGATGTGCGGAGCCAAGGAGACGCTGGAGCCTCTGATCCAGgccgctcagctgctgcaggtgaagaagaaaacggatgaagatgctgaggccATCTGCTCCATGTGCCACGCTCTCACCACGGCTCAG ATTGTGAAGGTCCTGAACCTCTACACTCCAGTCAATGAGTTTGAGGAGCGAGTTTCTGTTGCGTTCATACGAACTATACAG ACTCGATTAAGAGACCGCTGTGAGAGTCCTCAGTTACTGATGGACACAAAGATGATCTATCCCGTTACCTTCCCGTTCAacccttcctccctcgctctggAAACCATCCAGATCCCCAGCTCACTCAACCTCATGTTCCTCACGCGTGTCTAA
- the myo5aa gene encoding unconventional myosin-Va isoform X5, whose product MRLHPRLCCACLNLLHARVWIPDTEEVWKSAELTKDYKQGDASLQLLLEDGANLGYKLDPKMTNLPYLRNPDILVGENDLTALSYLHEPAVLHNLKVRFIDSKLIYTYCGIVLVAINPYETLPIYGTDIINAYSGQNMGDMDPHIFAVAEEAYKQMARDERNQSIIVSGESGAGKTVSAKYAMRYFATVSGSASEANVEEKVLASNPIMEAIGNAKTTRNDNSSRFGKYIEIGFDSRYRIIGANMRTYLLEKSRVVFQADEERNYHIFYQLCASSHLPEFKTLRLSSANDFLYTRQGRSPVIDGVDDTKELCTTRNAFTLLGINESYQMGLFQVLAAILHLGNVEIKDKDADSSLIAPNNRHLTAFCELVGVTYQDMAQWLCHRKLKTATETYIKPLPRLQATNARDALSKHIYAKLFNWIVEHVNKALITNIKQHSFIGVLDIYGFETFEINSFEQFCINYANEKLQQQFNMHVFKLEQEEYMKEQIPWTLIDFYDNQPCINLIEAKMGILDLLDEECKMPKGSDDSWAQKLYNTHLKTCSLFQKPRMSNRAFIIQHFADKVEYQCEGFLEKNKDTVNEEQINVLKASKFDLLVELFQDELKATSPTGQVPGTGGRTRLSIKPDKSREASSKEHKKTVGCQFRNSLQMLMETLNATTPHYVRCIKPNDFKLAFSFDPKRAVQQLRACGVLETIRISAAGFPSRWTYQEFFSRYRVLMKQKDVLPDKKLTCKNVLEKLVQDQDKYQFGKTKIFFRAGQVAYLEKLRADKLRAACIRIQKTIRCWLARKKYLRMRRAAITIQRFTRGYQARCLAKFLRRTQAATIIQKYQRMYVERKRYRQKQAAALAMQTILRAYLARQKYTALLREHKAVIVQKHVRGWLARCWYKRCLYSIVYLQCCIRRMRARRELKKLKIEARSVEHFKKLNKGMENKIMQLQRKIDEQNKENRSVNERLAGLESSYTAESERMRGELNRLRGVEEEAKNKANQVTSLLEELEKVKKELKATQQEKKTIEDWAQTYRNEMEKMVSELKDQNGLLKKEKDDLNRLIQEQSQQMTEKMARAIAEETQQLVTDLNEERSRYQNLLTEHLRLEEKYDDLKEDIALSLNVSKPGHRRTDSTHSSNESEYTYNSEYTELEEGSRASEDVTRGIDTSLTLKLQKRLTELEQEKQSLRNELENKEEQYQRARARDDAEFKKARGAELEYESLKRQELESENKKLKHNLAELRQSLLGNAATGAGAPGSPAYNVLLDQLNASCEELEVRKEEVLILRSQLVSQKEAMTHKDEKETMTEPSVFVEDVSKLKDADEIKQAYVGLKDTNRSPRFMHKHLEVSDLLSRLRSAAPDFHKLNEDGELWLVNQGLKETIRLLEHQLQTQRRTYDSEVESLRGELQNVKEENNRQQQLLAQNLQLPPEARIEASLQHEITRLTNENLDLMEQLEKQDRTIRKLKKQLKVYSKRIGEMGAVQAEGQTSPGQMVDEPIHPVNIPRREKDFQGMLEYKKEDELKLVKNLILELKPRGVAVNLIPGLPAYILFMCLRHADYVNDDQKVRTLLTSTINSIKKILKKRGDDFETVSFWLSNTCRFLHCLKQYSGDEAFMKHNTQRQNEHCLSNFDLAEYRQVISDLAIQIYQQLIKCMENILQPMIVSGMLEHETIQGVSGVKPTGLRKRTSSIADEGTYTLDSILRQLSAFHSTMCQHGTDPELIKQVVKQQFYIIGAVTLNNLLLRKDMCSWSKGMQIRYNVSQLEEWLRDKGLMMCGAKETLEPLIQAAQLLQVKKKTDEDAEAICSMCHALTTAQIVKVLNLYTPVNEFEERVSVAFIRTIQTRLRDRCESPQLLMDTKMIYPVTFPFNPSSLALETIQIPSSLNLMFLTRV is encoded by the exons atGAGGCTTCATCCCCGTCTCTGCTGCGCTTGTTTGAATCTGTTG CATGCGCGGGTGTGGATCCCCGACACCGAGGAGGTGTGGAAGTCTGCGGAGCTCACCAAGGACTACAAACAAGGGGATgcctccctgcagctcctgctggagGATGGAGCG AACCTCGGATACAAGCTGGACCCCAAGATGACGAACCTGCCTTACCTTCGAAACCCAGACATCCTGGTGGGCGAGAATGACCTCACAGCGCTCAGCTACCTCCATGAGCCGGCCGTGCTGCACAACCTCAAAGTCCGATTCATCGACTCCAAGCTCATCTACACGTACTGTG GAATCGTTCTGGTGGCCATCAACCCGTACGAGACGCTGCCAATCTACGGAACCGACATCATCAACGCGTACAGCGGTCAGAACATGGGGGACATGGACCCGCATATCTTCGCCGTAGCAGAGGAGGCATACAAACAGATggccag gGACGAGAGGAACCAGTCAATCATTGTGAGTGGGGAGTCCGGAGCAGGGAAGACGGTATCGGCCAAATACGCCATGAGGTACTTCGCTACAGTCAGCGGCTCTGCTAGCGAAGCCAACGTGGAGGAGAAGGTCTTGGCTTCCAATCCCATCATGGAG GCCATAGGAAACGCGAAGACCACCAGAAATGATAACAGCAGTCGCTTTGGCAAATACATCGAGATTGGCTTTGACAGCCGCTACCGGATCATCGGTGCCAACATGAGGACGTACCTTCTGGAGAAGTCGAGGGTCGTGTTTCAG GCGGATGAGGAGAGGAACTATCACATCTTCTATCAGCTCTGTGCATCATCCCATTTACCAGAGTTCAAGACTCTGAGGCTAA GCAGTGCAAACGACTTTCTGTACACCAGGCAAGGCCGCAGCCCTGTAATCGACGGTGTGGATGATACCAAGGAGCTGTGCACCACACGGAATGCCTTTACATTACTCG GCATCAATGAGTCTTATCAGATGGGCTTGTTCCAGGTTTTGGCTGCTATTCTTCATCTAGGAAATGTGGAAATTAAGGACAAAGATGCAGACAGCAGCTTGATTGCT CCTAACAATCGCCACCTCACGGCGTTCTGTGAGCTGGTGGGCGTGACCTACCAGGACATGGCCCAGTGGCTGTGCCATAGGAAGCTGAAGACGGCCACGGAGACGTACATCAAGCCACTCCCTCGTCTGCAGGCCACCAACGCTCGGGACGCGCTGTCCAAACATATCTATGCCAAGCTCTTCAACTGGATCGTGGAGCACGTCAACAAAGCTCTGATCACCAACATTAAACAGCACTCCTTCATTGGCGTCCTCGACATCTATGG gTTTGAGACTTTTGAAATCAACAGCTTCGAGCAGTTCTGTATTAACTATGCTAACGAGAAACTCCAGCAACAATTCAACATG CATGTATTcaaactggagcaggaggaatACATGAAGGAGCAGATTCCCTGGACTCTGATTGACTTCTATGATAATCAGCCCTGCATCAACCTCATAGAAGCTAAGATGGGAATCCTGGACCTGTTGGATGAGGAGTGCAAG ATGCCTAAAGGTTCAGATGATTCTTGGGCTCAGAAGTTATACAACACTCATCTAAAGACttgctccctctttcagaagccacGCATGTCAAACCGTGCCTTCATCATCCAACATTTTGCTGACAAG GTCGAGTACCAGTGCGAAGGATTCCTGGAGAAGAACAAGGACACCGTGAATGAAGAGCAGATCAATGTTCTGAAGGCCAGCAAG TTTgacctgctggtggagctgttcCAGGACGAGCTGAAGGCCACCAGCCCCACGGGCCAGGTGCCTGGGACCGGAGGTCGGACCCGCCTCAGCATCAAACCCGACAAAAGCCGGGAAGCGAGCAGCAAAGAGCACAAGAAGACCGTCGGCTGCCAG TTCCGTAACTCTCTGCAAATGCTTATGGAGACATTAAATGCGACTACTCCACACTACGTCCGCTGCATCAAACCCAATGATTTCAAACTGGCCTTTTC GTTTGATCCCAAACGTGCggttcagcagctcagagccTGTGGTGTCCTGGAAACGATACGCATCTCAGCTGCAGGTTTCCCATCCAG aTGGACGTACCAAGAGTTCTTCAGTCGGTACCGAGTGCTGATGAAGCAGAAGGACGTGCTCCCAGACAAAAAGCTGACCTGTAAAAACGTCCTTGAGAAACTAGTGCAG GACCAGGACAAATACCAGTTTGGAAAGACCAAGATCTTCTTCAGGGCAGGTCAGGTTGCTTATCTGGAGAAACTGAGGGCAGATAAGTTGCGCGCTGCCTGTATCCGCATCCAGAAAACCATCCGGTGCTGGCTGGCACGCAAGAAGTACCTGCGCATGCGCAGAGCTGCCATCACCATCCAAAGGTTTACCAGAGGATACCAGGCTCGCTG CCTTGCTAAGTTCTTGCGGCGCACTCAAGCAGCCACCATCATCCAGAAGTACCAGAGAATGTATGTGGAGAGAAAACGCTACAGGCAGAAGCAAGCGGCTGCTCTGGCCATGCAGACCATCCTCAGAGCTTACCTCGCTCGGCAGAAGTACACTGCG CTACTGCGGGAGCACAAGGCCGTGATCGTTCAGAAGCACGTCCGTGGGTGGTTGGCTCGCTGCTGGTACAAGCGCTGCCTTTACTCCATCGTCTACCTGCAGTGCTGCATCCGCAGGATGAGGGCCAGGCGCGagctgaagaagctgaagaTCGAAGCTCGCTCAGTGGAGCACTTCAAGAAGCTCAACAAAGGCATGGAGAACAAGatcatgcagctgcagaggaagatcGACGAGCAG AACAAAGAGAACCGCTCAGTCAACGAGAGGCTGGCCGGTCTGGAGAGCTCCTACACAGCAGAGAGCGAGCGCATGCGCGGCGAGCTGAACCGGCTGCGCGGGGTGGAGGAAGAGGCCAAGAACAAGGCCAACCAGGTGACGTcgctcctggaggagctggagaaggtaaagaaggagctgaaagccacacagcaggagaagaagaccATCGAGGACTGGGCTCAGACCTACAGGAACGAGATGGAGAAA ATGGTCTCCGAGCTGAAGGATCAGAATGGTCTGctgaagaaagagaaggacGACTTGAACAGGTTGATTCAGGAACAGAGTCAGCAGATGACAG agAAAATGGCCCGTGCGATAGCAGAGGAGACTCAGCAACTGGTGACGGATCTGAACGAGGAACGATCTCGCTACCAGAATCTCCTGACGGAACACCTTCGCCTGGAGGAGAAATACGACGACCTGAAAGAGGATATTGCTCTTTCTTTG AACGTCTCCAAGCCTGGCCACAGGAGAACAGATTCTACCCACAGCAGCAACGAATCAGAGTACACCTACAACTCCGAGTACACCGAATTGGAAGAAGGGTCCCGTGCAAGCGAA GACGTGACACGAGGAATAGACACCTCCCTCACCCTCAAGCTGCAAAAGCGACTCACAGAACTGGAGCAAGAAAAGCAGTCGCTGCGCAACGAActagaaaacaaagaggagcagtATCAGCGGGCCAGAGCCAGG GATGATGCAGAGTTTAAAAAGGCTCGTGGGGCAGAGCTGGAGTATGAGTCACTTAAG CGTCAGGAGCTGGAGTCGGAGAACAAGAAGCTGAAACACAACCTGGCCGAGCTGAGGCAAAGTCTTCTGGGTAACGCAGCCACAGGCGCGGGGGCCCCGGGCTCTCCAGCTTACAACGTGCTGCTGGACCAGCTCAACGCGTCctgtgaggagctggaggttcGCAAGGAGGAGGTGCTCATCCTGCGCTCCCAGCTGGTCAGCCAGAAGGAAGCCATGACGCACAAG GATGAGAAG GAAACCATGACTGAGCCCTCTGTCTTTGTTGAGGATGTGTCCAAGCTGAAGGATGCTGATGAAATCAAGCAAGCCTACGTAGGCCTCAAAGACACCAACAG ATCTCCTAGGTTCATGCATAAGCACCTGGAAGTCAGTGATCTCCTGAGTAGGCTAAG ATCTGCCGCCCCAGACTTCCATAAGCTGAATGAGGACGGAGAGCTGTGGCTGGTTAATCAGGGCTTAAAGGAGACCATCAG gtTGCTGGAACACCAGCTGCAGACTCAGCGGAGAACTTACGATAGCGAGGTGGAGTCGTTACGGGGAGAACTGCAGAACGTCAAGGAGGAGAAcaaccggcagcagcagcttctggccCAAAACCTCCAGCTGCCTCCGGAGGCCAGGATCGAAGCCAGCCTGCAGCACGAAATCACTCGGCTCACCAACGAGAACCTG GATCTCATGGAGCAACTGGAGAAGCAGGACCGCACCATCCGTAAGCTAAAGAAGCAACTGAAGGTTTACTCCAAGAGGATTGGAGAAATGGGAG CGGTTCAGGCCGAGGGCCAGACGTCTCCCGGGCAGATGGTGGACGAGCCGATCCACCCCGTCAACATTCCTCGCAGGGAGAAAGACTTCCAGGGAATGTTGGAGTACAAGAAGGAGGATGAGCTCAAACTGGTCAAGAACCTGATCCTTG AGCTTAAGCCTCGCGGCGTAGCTGTAAATCTGATCCCAGGTCTGCCAGCCTACATCCTGTTTATGTGTCTGAGACACGCAGACTATGTCAATGACGACCAGAAGGTCCGCACTCTGCTCACCTCCACCATCAACAGCATCAAGAAGatcctgaag AAACGGGGCGATGACTTTGAGACCGTGTCTTTCTGGCTTTCCAACACCTGCCGCTTCTTGCATTGTCTCAAACAGTACAGTGGCGATGAG GCCTTCATGAAGCACAACACGCAGAGACAAAACGAACACTGTCTGTCCAACTTCGACCTGGCAGAGTACAGACAGGTGATCAGCGACCTAGCCATCCAGATCTACCAGCAGCTGATCAAGTGCATGGAGAACATCCTACAGCCCATGATAG TCTCCGGCATGCTGGAACACGAGACCATCCAGGGCGTCTCGGGCGTGAAGCCCACCGGCCTCCGTAAGCGGACGTCCAGCATCGCCGACGAGGGCACCTACACGCTGGACTCCATCTTGCGGCAGCTCAGCGCCTTCCACTCCACCATGTGTCAGCACGGCACCGACCCCGAGCTCATCAAGCAGGTGGTGAAGCAGCAGTTCTACATCATCGGCGCGGTCACCCTCAATAACCTGCTGCTGCGCAAGGACATGTGCTCGTGGAGCAAAGGCATGCAGATCAG GTACAACGTGAGCCAGTTGGAGGAGTGGCTCCGAGACAAAGGCCTGATGATGTGCGGAGCCAAGGAGACGCTGGAGCCTCTGATCCAGgccgctcagctgctgcaggtgaagaagaaaacggatgaagatgctgaggccATCTGCTCCATGTGCCACGCTCTCACCACGGCTCAG ATTGTGAAGGTCCTGAACCTCTACACTCCAGTCAATGAGTTTGAGGAGCGAGTTTCTGTTGCGTTCATACGAACTATACAG ACTCGATTAAGAGACCGCTGTGAGAGTCCTCAGTTACTGATGGACACAAAGATGATCTATCCCGTTACCTTCCCGTTCAacccttcctccctcgctctggAAACCATCCAGATCCCCAGCTCACTCAACCTCATGTTCCTCACGCGTGTCTAA